The stretch of DNA CCCCTCGTAATTGAAATCGTTTTCTTTCTAAATAAAGTCTACTAAATGTAACCGGATACAACAATGTACAACTTGCACAAAAAATGGGTAACTGCTTTGTGCAAGTTACCCACCATTTCGGTCCGCTTCTATTAATAGTATTGCAAGGTAAGCTAAAAACGCACCTTGAAAGTTTTTTATATCAAGTCCTGTTTTTTCAATAAATTTATCGATTCTATATTGAACACTATTTCGATGCAAGTATAGTTTTTTGGCAGTTAAAGAAACGTTTAAATTATTTTCGATAAAAACTTTAACGTTTTGCAATAAATCATCCTCTTCCATCGGAAAGGAGTGGAGAAAAGAATCTCTCATTAGTTGTAAAATGTTGTCATCTAATTGATCTATTAATAAGTAAGGCATCGTTTCTTCTAATGAATAGATAGACTGTTTTTTGTTATAAGTCAACGCGATTTGGAAGCATGTTTCTTCTAGTTGAAAAAACTGAGTCGTTTTTTCAGAAAATGGATGAAAACTACCTACGAATAGCCTTAAGTTTTCGTAAAAATCACTCGCTGTTGTTTCAATTATATTTATAAAATCAACATCTTCTTCTGTAGACGTATCTCTCTCAATAATGACTCCTGATTGATGACTTGTCCAAATTATTTCAATACTTGGTTCGAAAAAAGCACCCATCGCTTCCTTCCAATTTTTCTTTAGCTGAAATGGTTTTGAAAAACGGAATTGGATAAAACGAAACATGTCATTTTCACTAAATAATAGCTCTTG from Sutcliffiella cohnii encodes:
- a CDS encoding PucR family transcriptional regulator, yielding MLRSLQQLYKDQLLITDEPMNFEQYNWFCYNDQYIGILKASIAPRELQLLHTFMEPVSEKPFHLSELEKWWHSFLYNRNEMDVELMEQELLFSENDMFRFIQFRFSKPFQLKKNWKEAMGAFFEPSIEIIWTSHQSGVIIERDTSTEEDVDFINIIETTASDFYENLRLFVGSFHPFSEKTTQFFQLEETCFQIALTYNKKQSIYSLEETMPYLLIDQLDDNILQLMRDSFLHSFPMEEDDLLQNVKVFIENNLNVSLTAKKLYLHRNSVQYRIDKFIEKTGLDIKNFQGAFLAYLAILLIEADRNGG